TGATTGACTGCATGTGTACAGGGCGTGGGGTTCTACCACGATATTGACCAGAGGATCATCCGCCCATTTTCTGATCAGACGACGGGTATAGGCCAGGCCTTCTTCAGGGGTTTTCGAATTGGCTGAAGGGAAATCAAAGAGCACTTCTCCGATGAGACAGCGCATGCCGGCTTCTTTCGCCGCACACGCGGTTTCGTCTTCAAAGATATACATATCACAGAAGGTGGTTGTGCCGGACTTGATCATTTCGGCGCAGGCCAACAAACTGCCCCAGTAGGCCAACTCCGGATTGACATTTCTCGTTTCGGCTGGAAAGATATAGTTGTTGAGCCAGTTGAGCACGTCCATGTCATCGGCGATGCCCCGGAAACAGGTCATGGCCGCGTGGGTGTGGGCGTTGATCAGACCGGGCATGACAATGCCGCCGTTGGCATCGATGACCTTTCCTGCATGATAACGGGATAAAAGGAACGGTGTTTCTCCAAGGGCGAGAATTTGTCCGGATCTGATCGCCACGGCGCCGCCCGGAATGACCCGGTCATGTTCATCGAACGTCAGGATGCGCCCGTTCACAACAAGAATATCGATCTCTTCCATGACAACATTTCCCTGTGTTTCCATATGACGAGCCGGGCCATGGCTCATGGTATCCCTGAAAGGACCATACCGCCCAGCCCTGTGCCCGTGTAATTAGCACAGGATCGGACTTGACATCAAACAATATCCGTTTCATATGGTTCTCTAAATTCATTTTAAGGAAGAGGGAAAAGGGTTGGCACCCACAAGAGAAGAGGCTCTGGCGCTTTTGCATCGCCATATTCAAAATGAACGCACGCGGGGGCATTCTCTGGCGACTGAGGCCGTCATGCGGGCCTTGGCTTTACGATTCGATGAAGAACCGGATTTCTGGGGTATGACGGGGCTCCTTCACGACCTCGACCTGGAAATCGTCGGTGGTGATTTGACGCGCCATGCTCTGGTGACGGAAGAGATTTTGAAGGGCGAAGGTTACGATGCGGACATGATCGCAGCCATCAAAAGCCATAATGACATGCTTGGAACGGGTCGGGAAACAGCCCTTCAGCATGCCTTGGCGGCGGGAGAGACAATAACGGGTCTGATCATGGCGACGGCCATGGTTTATCCGGACCGGAAGCTCGCCAGCGTGAAGGCCAAATCGGTGTTCAAGAGGATGAAAGAACGGGCATCCGCCTCGTCCGTCAACTGAGAGAAGATTTTGGAATGCGAGAAGATCGGCATTCCTCTTGCTGAATTTGCCCAACTCTGCCTGGAAGCCATGCGGGAGATCAGCGACGATCTGGGCCTCTAACCGTAAGCAATGATTTGAGATCATTAAGGAACGGATCAGGATGACACAAGAAGAAACGGTATTCATTCCTTCGTCGGGATCGATGGAGGGTCATTTGGCGGGATTGAAAACCCTCCTGGCGCGTATGGAGACTCCTTACCGGCGGGGTGATACGGTGGGCATCAAGCTTCACTGGGGTGAAAGGGGAAACTTACGCTATCTGTCCCCGGTGTTTGCACGCGAAATTGTGCGTTGGCTTCGTGACCAGGGAGTTGGTGCTTTCGTTTTCGATACGACGGTCTTGTATTCCGGGGGGAGGAGAAACGGGGCGGATGCTCTCCAAACGGCGGCGGAGCATGATTTTACGGAGGATTATTTGGGCTGTCCCGTTGTCATTGCCGATGGCCTTGATGGACGGGAGCTCATCGACTTGCCCGCCGGTTACAGACATTTTCAAACCGTACAGGTGGCCCGGGTATTTGATAGGGCAACCGGATTTTTCATTCTTTCCCACTTCAAGGGGCACCTGGAAGCGGGATTCGGCGGTGCCATCAAAAATATTTCGATGGGGTTTGCTTCAAGGGCGCAGAAGCAGCGTATGCACAGCGATGCCAAGCCGGTTTTGATTCGCGGGAACTGTACGCGATGCGGCACATGCGTTGAGGTTTGCCCTGTCCAGGCCGCCCACTGGGAAGACGATGGCTATCCCGGTTACAACCTGGAAGTCTGTATCGGCTGTGCCCAGTGTATCGGCCTTTGTCCCGAAGTGGCGCTTCAGATCAAATGGGATACGGACCAACTGGTTTTTCAGGAGAAACTTGTTGAGACAGCCGCCGCTGTCTGGCGTCTGATCCGGGGAAAGACGCTGTTGGTTAATGCGCTGTTGAATATCTGTACGGAGTGTGACTGCCTGCCGGGGAAGCATCCACTGATTGCCCCCGATGCCGGTTTCATTGGGGGATACCACCCGGTTGTGCTTGACCGCCGATCCGTTGAAATCGTCGGCGCCCCCCTTCTGGATAAAGCGCATCCGGGATTGCCATGGAATCGACAGTTTACCTATGCGAAAGAACTGGGTTTTTTGTGAACAACCCGGCCTTGACTCCCTGTTTGTGATCAATATCGCTTTCGTTTCATGTCGCTATCTGATAAATTCCCGCACCGCGTACATCAGCAAAACTGAAAGTTATTTCGGCCTATCCCGGTTCAGCGAGAAGAGGAACCTTCCGTTCCGATTGATGCGGGATGCCGCCGATATGAGGATGAGAAAGGTTTTTCCGCTGCCTGTCTTTGCCATTTTTTTGAGGATGTCGTAGAAGTCATCGGGAGAGAGAAGGTTGGTCAAGGAGACAGAGGAGCGGTACGAGATTGATGATTAAAAAACAAAAGAGAGAAAACTGGGGTTCCAAATTGGGGGTTATCCTGGCGGTTGCAGGGAGCGCCGTCGGTTTGGGAAATTTTTTAAGGTTTCCCGTTCAGGCCGCCAACAACGGGGGCGGGGCCTTTATGATTCCTTATTTTATATCACTCCTGCTGATAGGAATTCCCATGATGTGGGTGGAGTGGACCATCGGTCGTTATGGAGGCGCTCACGGTCACACGACCGCACCCGGGATGTTTCATCGTCTGTGGAATAACCGGTTGGGAAAATATTTTGGCGTAATCGGTGTCTTCGGCCCTTTGGTTATCTTCATTTATTATATTTATATCGAATCCTGGCTTCTGGGATACAGTTTCTATTCTCTCTCCGGAGTCCTCTCGGACATTCCCGATAAGGAATCCATGGCGAAATTTCTTTCCGCTTATCAGGGCCTGGAATCGGGTGGCCGTTTCGGCGGCCTCCTGCCGGCCTTTTTTTTCTTCATCATTACCATCGGGTTAAATTTTTTCGTACTCTTCCGGGGGGTGTCAAGAGGGATCGAACGGCTCTGCAAGGCGGCGATGCCCCTCCTGTTTCTGGCGGCCCTGGCACTCCTGATTCGTGTCGTTACCCTGGCTCCTCCATATCCGGACAAACCGGACTGGAGTGTCCTCAACGGATTCGGATACTTGTGGAACCCCGATTTTTCGGCTCTTTTGGATGCGAAAACGTGGCTTGCCGCTGCCGGGCAGGTCTTTTTCACCCTCAGTGTCGGAATCGGTGTGATTCTCACTTATGCCAGTTATTTGCGGAGAAATGATGACATTGCCCTCTCGGGTTTGACGGCGGCTTCCACCAACGAGTTCACGGAAATTGTTCTGGGAGGCAGCATTGTCATTCCCCTCGCCTTTGCCTTTTTCGGTCCCGACGGAATGAGAGAGATCGCCTCCAGCGGGGCCTTCAATCTGAGCTTTGTGACCATGCCGTTTATATTTTCAAAAATTTCGCTCGGGGCGTTTTTTTCCTTCCTGTGGATTTTTTTGCTGTTTCTGGCGGGTTTAACCTCGTCCATCTCTCTGATTGAGCCAATGGTGGCCTTTATTCGGGATAATTTTCGGATGAAACGCAAAAAAGCCGTCGTGATCGTGGGTGTCCTGGTCTTTTTCCTGTGTCAGCCGGCGATCTTTTTTCTCGGCCATGGCGTGGTGGATGAACTGGATTTCTGGGGCGGAACCTTCTGTCTGGTTCTTTTCGGAACGATCGACTCAATCCTGTTTGCCTGGGCATCCGGAATCAACCAGGCCTGGGATGAAATGCATCTTGGGGCGCTAATCAAAATCCCACGCGTTTACAAATGGATCATTAAATACGTGACCCCTCCCCTTCTTTTGGTCATCCTCGGCACCTGGATTGTTCAGCAGGGATGGGATACAATCATCATGAAACATGTCAGGGCGGAGGACGTACCGTATATCCTTTTTACGCGTTTGGGATTGGTGTGCATGTTTTTGGTTCTGGCGGTGCTGGTTTATATATGGCATAAGAAATCATTCGGCGGGGGAGAAAAATGACCATTTTTGGATGGATTTTCATGGGGGTGTCCTGGATCCTGATCATCGGCTTGTTCGTATTTTGTTACAGCCGGGTGTTCATGAAAAAGGATGAGGAACCGCAGTAAACGGTGCAGGATGCGCAGCGGAATCGGAATGACGACATCGTTTTAAACGACAATACGGGAAAGGATCATGTCAGAAGAAAACAATTCGTTAACGAGTCAGGGGGATGAGAAGAGCTTCGCCGAACTTCTGGAAGAATCGGGACTGGCCAGTGATTACCTGCATCCAGGCCAGAAAGTGGACGCTGTGATTGTCAGAATTACGCCCGAGTGGATCTTTCTGGATCTGGGCGGGAAAAGTGAAGGGTATCTGGACAGACGAGAATTGCAGGACGATCAGGGAAATCTGGCGGTCCGGGAGGGGGATCGGATTGCCGCCTATTTTCTTTCTTCGAAACATAACGAAAAGCTCTTCACCACCAGGGTAGGCGGCGGCGAAGCGGGTCAATCTTTTTTGGAAGAAGCTTATCGGAACGGTATTCCCGTTGAGGGACTGGTGGAGAAAGAGATCAAGGGCGGCTATGAAATCAGGGTCGGCGACAATACCCGTGGGTTTTGTCCCCATTCCCAGATGGGCCTGCAGAAAACGGATGATCCTCAGAGTTACATCGGAAAGAAGATAATTTTCCGGATCATGGAGTACGGTGAAAAGGGACGGCAGCTTGTCTTGTCGAGTCGGGTGATCCAGGAGGAGGAACAGCGGATACGTCGGGCGCAGCTCAAGGAAACCCTGAAGGAAGGCATGGTTCTGAGGGGAAAGGTGGTTTCCCTCGCCAATTTTGGCGCCTTCGTCGATCTGGACGGGATCCAGGGACTGATTCCCATGGCGGAACTTGGCTGGGGTCGGGTCGATAATATTCACGATATCCTGGTGGTCGGCCAGGAACTGGATGTCAAGGTTATCACGTTGGATTGGGAGAGGGATCGGGTTGGATTGAGCTTGAAGGCCTGCCTGCCCGACCCATGGGATACGGTTGAACAGACTTTGTTCGAGGGCTCCGTTCACTCCGGCCGGATTGTCGGCCTGACGAATTTCGGCGCCTTTGTCAATCTGGTCCCCGGTATCGACGGCCTCGTGCATATCTCAAAACTGGGAAGGGGTAAGCGAATCAATCATCCAAGTGAGGTGGTTGCTGTGGGCCAGGTCTTGAATGTTCAGGTGGAGAGGATCGACCGGGATCAGAAACGTGTTGCTCTGTCCCCTGTTCGGAACGAAAAAGAGGAAGGTGACGCCCCCGGCGCCGAGAAAGAGGATTATCGGCAGTATATCGAAAAGCCCGCCACCTCCCTCGGTTCTTTGGGTGACCTGTTGAAAGCCAGGACCCCTCGTGATAAAAAGGAAAGGTAAAGCGAAACAGGGAAAAATGCGCAGCCTATCACATGACTCCGAGTCACTGTCGGCCTGTTTGCCCCTTTGACAGACGCCTTGGTTTCAGGGCGGGGGCAGGTCGTATCCTTCCGCACCGCTTGGCACTGCGGCACCGACACTGGAAACCCGGAAGAACGAAAGACCGTTTCTTCCGGTAAAATATGATCTTATACTCGTGAAATGGATATGGATAAGGGCAAAAGAAGAGACGTGTTGCGAAACGACAGGCGTTCACCGGCTCCCGAGGTGCTTCTGTCTTCCATCCTTGACGCCGTTCCCGATGTCGTGCTGGGTGTCCGGGAGCGAGCCGTTGTTTTTGCCAATCATGCCGTGGAATCCGTGTTCGGATGGAAATGTGACGAATTGATCGGCCGGAGCACCCGCGTTCTCTACCGGTCTGATGAAGAATACGAAGAAATAGGAGAACGGGTTTATCCTGTTCTTGAGGATTGGAGAACCTTTTCCACTCAGTTTCCCTGCCGCCACCGCAATGGGCAGGACATGATTTGTCAAGTCAGTGTCTCGCGGATCGGGGACTCTCTCAGAGACAAAATGGTCGTTGCCACGTATCAGGATATTACGGAGCGACGAAAGGCGGAAATCGAGAAGGGCCTGATCGACGGGGAACGCCTGAAGCGCTCTGAGCAGGAGAAAGCCCTCATCCTCGACACCATGTCGGAACTGGTGATTTATCTCGACCGGGACCTGAAGATCAACTGGTCCAACAATGCTGTCCATGAATCTTTCAACCTGCCGGCAGGATCCACTTTGGGCCGGCCCTGTTACGAGGTCTTGCACAAACGGAGCGAGCCCTGTACCACCTGTCTGGTTCTCGATGCGCTGAAAACGGGGGAACCCCAGGAATTGGCCGATTTTTCCTCTTATGGCCGCCGGTGGCGAATCCGCGTGTACCCGGTGTTCAGTGAAGAAAAAACCCTGCTGGGCGCGGTTGAGATGGTGACGGATGTAACGGAACGACGCAACGCGGAAGAGGCACTCAAGGACCGGGAGGAGAAGTTCAGGGCCATTTTTGCCCAGGCCGTCAACCTGCTGGGATTGATCGATCTGAAGGGAAGGCAGATCATGGCGAATGATGTCTCCGCCGCCTTTGTCGGCGTATCGCCGGAACATCTTGTCGGCAATTTATTCTGGAAAAATCCCTGGTGGCGTCACAGTCGCAAGGAACAGCAGACCATACGAGAATCGGTACAGCGTGGCGTAAAAGGGGAAATGTCCACATTCGAAACCACTTGCCTTGATCATGCCGGTGTCCTTCATCATCTTGTCTATTCACTGAAGCCCATTCGTGATGCCCGGGGTCGTGTGAAAATCCTTCTCGCCGAGGGGCGGGATATTACGGACCGGAAAGAGATGGAGGATGCCGTCCGGGAGTCGGAAAACAATTACCGGACGATTTTTGAAGCGGTTCATGACGGCATTTTCATCCAGGATATGCAAAACGGGGAGATTCTGGACACAAACCTCAAGGCCTTGGAAATTTTTGGGTACCGTTCCAAGGAGAAGATCCGGGGATTCACCCTCGGTGATTTCAGCGTAAATGAACCGCCTTACACGGCGGAGGGTGCGTTGCAATACATTCACAAGGCCGCGTCGGAGGGACCGCAGAGTTTTGACTGGCTGGGCAGGAAAAAGGACGGGGAACAGGTCTGGCTGGAAGTCAACCTTAAAAAGGTTTCACTGAAGAAACGGGATTGTATCATCACCGTGGTTCGGGATATCACTGAAAGAAGGCGGGAAGAGGAGGAGAAAAAGAAGCTTGAACTCCAGATTCAGCAGGCTCTGAAGATGGAGGCCATCGGCACGTTGGCCGGCGGGATCGCTCATGATTTCAATAATATCCTCATGGGAATTCAGGGTTATGCATCCCTCATGCTGTTGAACATCGGGCCGGGTGAGTCCTGCTACCAGAGGCTGAAAGCCATCGAACGCCAGGTGGCAAACGGTGCGGACCTGACAAAGCAGCTCTTGGGGTTTGCCCGCAGGGGGCGATATGAAGTGAAAACAACGGACATGAACGACCTGATCCAGAAGACGGCGGCCATGTTCGCACGGACCAAGAAGGAAGTTCGGATCCAGGAAAGGTATCGTGAAGGACTCTGGGTAGTGGAGGTTGACCAAGGACAGATGGAACAGGCCCTGCTCAATCTTTTTGTGAATGCCTGGCAGGCCATGCCGGGAGGGGGAATCCTCTATCTCGAAACGGCTAACGTCGTTCTGGACGAGACTTATGTCAAGCCTTATCAAATCAGGTGGGGACCCTACGCGAAGCTCTCCGTGACCGATACGGGTGTCGGTATGGATGGCGAAACGAGGCAGCGCATCTTCGAGCCCTTTTTCACGACGAAGGAGATGAAACGCGGCACCGGTCTGGGCCTGGCCTCCACCTACGGCATCATCAAGGGCCACGGCGGATTCATCAACGTTTACAGTGAACCGGGTCACGGCACGACCTTCAATATCTATCTGCCCGCATCCGAGAAGGTCGGACCGGTGGAAGAGCCGTTGGCTCGGGAGATCAAAACGGGCCGGGAAGGTATTCTCCTGGTGGACGATGAAAGCAGTATTGTCGAGGTCACGCAGGAAATCCTCGAGGAACTGGGGTATCGGGTCCTGGTTGCCCAAAACGGGGAGGACGCGGTGGAGATGTTCCGGTCGAACAGAGACCAGATCGATCTGGTCATCCTGGATATGATCATGCCCGGGATGGGGGGCGGTGAAGTCTATGACCGATTGCGGGAAATGAACCCGGATGTGCGGGTCATTCTGTCCAGCGGCTACAGCATCAACGGGGAGGCCACGGAAATCATGAAAAGGGGCGTTCGCTTCTTCCTGCAGAAGCCTTTCACCGTAGCGGATCTGTCCGCACGGGTGCGTGAGGTTCTGGACAAGAAGTCGTAACCGGCGGCTTCAATTTGCATGGGCCTCTTGCGAAGTGGCGGCGCGTGCAGGAGAGGTCAATATTAAAGGGCAACAGCCGAAGCTGTTGCCCTTTGTCGTTGTGCCACAAGGTGCGTAAACGGTCGATTTCCTATGCCGCGGCTTTTTTCGCCTGAACTTTTCCCATGACGATCGACAGGATTTGCAGGGGAATGTACAGGGCGATGAGAACGATAAACACGGCAAAGAACCGAAGACCCAGGGTCCCGGCAATCCAGGTA
This genomic window from Deltaproteobacteria bacterium contains:
- a CDS encoding PAS domain S-box protein, yielding MDKGKRRDVLRNDRRSPAPEVLLSSILDAVPDVVLGVRERAVVFANHAVESVFGWKCDELIGRSTRVLYRSDEEYEEIGERVYPVLEDWRTFSTQFPCRHRNGQDMICQVSVSRIGDSLRDKMVVATYQDITERRKAEIEKGLIDGERLKRSEQEKALILDTMSELVIYLDRDLKINWSNNAVHESFNLPAGSTLGRPCYEVLHKRSEPCTTCLVLDALKTGEPQELADFSSYGRRWRIRVYPVFSEEKTLLGAVEMVTDVTERRNAEEALKDREEKFRAIFAQAVNLLGLIDLKGRQIMANDVSAAFVGVSPEHLVGNLFWKNPWWRHSRKEQQTIRESVQRGVKGEMSTFETTCLDHAGVLHHLVYSLKPIRDARGRVKILLAEGRDITDRKEMEDAVRESENNYRTIFEAVHDGIFIQDMQNGEILDTNLKALEIFGYRSKEKIRGFTLGDFSVNEPPYTAEGALQYIHKAASEGPQSFDWLGRKKDGEQVWLEVNLKKVSLKKRDCIITVVRDITERRREEEEKKKLELQIQQALKMEAIGTLAGGIAHDFNNILMGIQGYASLMLLNIGPGESCYQRLKAIERQVANGADLTKQLLGFARRGRYEVKTTDMNDLIQKTAAMFARTKKEVRIQERYREGLWVVEVDQGQMEQALLNLFVNAWQAMPGGGILYLETANVVLDETYVKPYQIRWGPYAKLSVTDTGVGMDGETRQRIFEPFFTTKEMKRGTGLGLASTYGIIKGHGGFINVYSEPGHGTTFNIYLPASEKVGPVEEPLAREIKTGREGILLVDDESSIVEVTQEILEELGYRVLVAQNGEDAVEMFRSNRDQIDLVILDMIMPGMGGGEVYDRLREMNPDVRVILSSGYSINGEATEIMKRGVRFFLQKPFTVADLSARVREVLDKKS
- a CDS encoding DUF362 domain-containing protein, giving the protein MTQEETVFIPSSGSMEGHLAGLKTLLARMETPYRRGDTVGIKLHWGERGNLRYLSPVFAREIVRWLRDQGVGAFVFDTTVLYSGGRRNGADALQTAAEHDFTEDYLGCPVVIADGLDGRELIDLPAGYRHFQTVQVARVFDRATGFFILSHFKGHLEAGFGGAIKNISMGFASRAQKQRMHSDAKPVLIRGNCTRCGTCVEVCPVQAAHWEDDGYPGYNLEVCIGCAQCIGLCPEVALQIKWDTDQLVFQEKLVETAAAVWRLIRGKTLLVNALLNICTECDCLPGKHPLIAPDAGFIGGYHPVVLDRRSVEIVGAPLLDKAHPGLPWNRQFTYAKELGFL
- a CDS encoding sodium-dependent transporter; translated protein: MIKKQKRENWGSKLGVILAVAGSAVGLGNFLRFPVQAANNGGGAFMIPYFISLLLIGIPMMWVEWTIGRYGGAHGHTTAPGMFHRLWNNRLGKYFGVIGVFGPLVIFIYYIYIESWLLGYSFYSLSGVLSDIPDKESMAKFLSAYQGLESGGRFGGLLPAFFFFIITIGLNFFVLFRGVSRGIERLCKAAMPLLFLAALALLIRVVTLAPPYPDKPDWSVLNGFGYLWNPDFSALLDAKTWLAAAGQVFFTLSVGIGVILTYASYLRRNDDIALSGLTAASTNEFTEIVLGGSIVIPLAFAFFGPDGMREIASSGAFNLSFVTMPFIFSKISLGAFFSFLWIFLLFLAGLTSSISLIEPMVAFIRDNFRMKRKKAVVIVGVLVFFLCQPAIFFLGHGVVDELDFWGGTFCLVLFGTIDSILFAWASGINQAWDEMHLGALIKIPRVYKWIIKYVTPPLLLVILGTWIVQQGWDTIIMKHVRAEDVPYILFTRLGLVCMFLVLAVLVYIWHKKSFGGGEK
- the rpsA gene encoding 30S ribosomal protein S1, producing the protein MSEENNSLTSQGDEKSFAELLEESGLASDYLHPGQKVDAVIVRITPEWIFLDLGGKSEGYLDRRELQDDQGNLAVREGDRIAAYFLSSKHNEKLFTTRVGGGEAGQSFLEEAYRNGIPVEGLVEKEIKGGYEIRVGDNTRGFCPHSQMGLQKTDDPQSYIGKKIIFRIMEYGEKGRQLVLSSRVIQEEEQRIRRAQLKETLKEGMVLRGKVVSLANFGAFVDLDGIQGLIPMAELGWGRVDNIHDILVVGQELDVKVITLDWERDRVGLSLKACLPDPWDTVEQTLFEGSVHSGRIVGLTNFGAFVNLVPGIDGLVHISKLGRGKRINHPSEVVAVGQVLNVQVERIDRDQKRVALSPVRNEKEEGDAPGAEKEDYRQYIEKPATSLGSLGDLLKARTPRDKKER